A single region of the Bactrocera tryoni isolate S06 unplaced genomic scaffold, CSIRO_BtryS06_freeze2 scaffold_245, whole genome shotgun sequence genome encodes:
- the LOC120780253 gene encoding uncharacterized protein LOC120780253 has translation MPNDEQETPAPEQQAPMRVDTLDQGKVKLPDFVEEHTDLWFWQVEAAFEAAGIVSDKKRYYTIIGQLPTHVMYKLADFRTNPPARNEMYKNLKARIINEFADSTQTKLTKLLSDLSLGDRKPSQLLAEMRTRAAATPVTYELLKQLWLRNLPEQIRAILSADEHITLVNAATMADRIMEATKDSNSFIHAV, from the coding sequence atgcccaACGACGAGCAAGAGACACCGGCTCCAGAGCAACAGGCACCAATGCGGGTGGACACGCTGGACCAAGGAAAAGTTAAGCTCCCAGATTTCGTTGAGGAACATACCGACCTATGGTTCTGGCAAGTCGAGGCGGCATTTGAAGCAGCAGGTATCGTGTCCGACAAAAAACGATACTATACCATAATTGGACAACTGCCTACGCACGTTATGTACAAACTAGCTGATTTCCGTACCAATCCACCAGCACGCAACGAAATGTACAAAAACCTCAAGGCTCGAATCATTAACGAATTTGCCGATAGCACACAAACCAAACTAACAAAGCTCCTCAGCGACTTATCACTCGGTGACCGCAAACCGTCACAGTTGTTAGCCGAAATGCGGACAAGGGCCGCAGCTACACCAGTTACATACGAGCTCCTAAAGCAGTTATGGCTCCGGAATCTGCCTGAACAAATACGCGCAATTCTATCCGCAGACGAGCACATAACATTAGTCAACGCAGCAACGATGGCCGATCGTATCATGGAGGCTACCAAAGACAGCAACTCTTTCATACACGCTGTTTAA